TGTCAGGAATGTCGCCTGAAGAAGTGTAAAGCTGTGGGAATGCTAGCAGAATGTAAGTGCTCCTTCCATGCTGGCTACTTTGCTGATCAACTTGGATAAAACCTCTTCCAAAGTCAATCCCTTCTCCTCATTAGAGCTAAATGGTATTGGTCTAAACTTCATTTAGCTGTAGGAAAATTTAGCTTTGGAGTCCATAGCACCTGTAGCGTCTTCATCTGCAGAAATGACCAATGCTTGGGAAGTATTTCCTGAAGTTAAGAGGACTGCTGTTCAAAgacttcacaagaaaaaaaaggaagtactATCATGAGACTGCTAAACATCTTGAACCTTGACAGGACAGCAGCAAGCATATCACACGCTTTTTTGTTGGGCAGGTGGGGGGTGGATTTTGCACAATAGTCTTTCATGAAAAATTCTCGTGCTTGTATGTCACAGAGCCACAAGCAAGAGATAACGTAAGAGAACCGCAAACACTCAGGTCTTTGGCAGATACTGAACCTAACTCGCTAATGAATAACACATTGCCATATCCTCAAGGAAGCATAGTTCCTTACAGGTGACAGCTCCTGTGGTGCAAGACTCGTGTTATCaataacagtaaaaattatggttttaaattgtaattatttgaaaatgtacaTATTGATACACACTTCCATGCCTCACAGGTTTGCTGACTGAAGTACAGTGCAAGTCAAAGCGACTCAGGAAGAATTTCAAACAGAAGAGCAGTTTTCTTTGTGACATAAAACTGGAAGATGAGGGACTGAATAGTAAGCATGTATCATCTACAACAAGATCTGGAAAAGTGggatatttttctatttaatatatctctttttataatttcattttgccCCAAGTCATTGTCACTTGATTGGTTTATCTTTTTAATAGATCCCAGAGAAGATGGAACTTACTCCAGGGGAACATCAGCTTCTTGACCACATTGTAGCAGCACACCAAAAATACACCATTCCCCTTGAGGAAGCAAAGAAGTTTGTACGTATACAGAACAACCAGCCTGCATTGCTAAGTTATTATTGTCCTAAGTACAGTATCTTGGTTATATCAGATGTCTAAACGCTCTTTCATGCAGCTACAAGAAACTGTAAGTCCTGAGGAAAGTTTTCTCCGTCTCTCTGAGACAGCAGTTGTCCATGTACAAGTGTTAGTGGATTTCACAAAAAGACTGCCAGGTAAGTTTCTTCCTTTGGGAAGTATTACAGAATAGTGTGACCTCCCCTCCGTCCAAGGCAGAAACCATACTGATGGCATGAGTCCgagaaaaatacaggctttaAGAAAACTCCCATTCAACTATTTTTTCTCCCAATTCTAACAATCAGGGTTACCATTTACTTGCCATGAGGACAAGTTAGAAGCATTCACTTCAAAAGCTTGCTATgattacatttcttttccatttctgacaTGGAGTGGAGACTTTTTCTGAAAGTACATGGACTTCAAAATACCATCTTGAGTGGATTACTATTTCAACACATTCTCTGAAAACCAGTTCAGTTTGCGATTTATTGTCATcgtcagagaaaaaaacccagatgttccttcaaaggaaaaggcagcacagaaggGACTAACCAGGTGCTCCTattcatattttcctttaataaaaaacaaaggaacATGCAATTAAATTCACTGCATTTCAATGTAAAGCtgataaaataacatttgaCAGAGAgggtgatatttttttcattaaattgtaAAATGTATTGACAAAAGTCAATCAACATGTCTAAAGCTGATATGGGATGTAATTGAGCACTACTGTGGAACAGATCTGAAAGAATGGATGAACTGTTTGTTCCCATTATGTTACATATCCTGCTTTGATCAggattaagaaaataattaatgaagTTCTTTTGCTCTTGAATTATAAGTGTAGATAATGAGTTTGTCAAAAGAtgaacacaatttttaaaaagatcaggTATCGATTAATAAGGAATATGCTCACAGTCACTAAGCAATGTAGCAAATTTATAAGGTATTAGGCTATGTGATATAATTCAAGTATTAGGAAGTATTTTTCAATAAAGTCTTGCTTAGTCCCAAAATTTTTACTTGTATCTTCCTGTGAATCTTCTAACACTGGACACTGACAACTGTTGTGTCTGTCCCGTGTCCCCTACAACCTGCAAACTAGCAAGAAAGATCCCAATAGCCTTTGGTACATACAGCCATTAACTATGGCTTCTCCTTTCCAGTAAAGGCATTTCTTAAAAAACTCATTTTATCAACACATGTTAGGGGCTTAAATGTAGCTACAGCCTTCCTTGATTCTTAACATGTATCTTTCTCTGCAGGATTTGAAAGTTTAGCTAGCGAAGATCAGATCGCGCTGCTAAAAGGATCAACAGTTGAGGCAATGTTTTTGCATTCAGCCCAAATATATAACCAAAGAATTAGTGAATGCCAACCATCAACAAGTGAAAGTAAGTTTGACTAACAAGCTTTCTATCAACACCAGTCTCAGGttctgacattttgaaatgacctccatttattttaattcacttAATCTCAAATAATTTCCTATCCAACCACAGTGGTACTTAGAATAGTAAAGACCAAAATTAGAAAGAATTGGatctctcttttcctcccattatttccaaaaaaagaGCAACCTTTTTAAGTGTTTCTACAAATTGTGGGGTGGATGGATAGTATCAGCTATATTAATGACATATTAAATACTGTGTCAAGTTTAACACAAGAGACTTTGACCAACAATCATGCAACCAGTCAACTTGGTGCTGGATAtcaaaaagaacaattttttctACCTACATAGAAAATTCACAGATTTTCAGGTATGTATCTGCAAACCAGATgcagacaaatattttaagtcaCATTAAGCTTGGCTGAGAACTGTCATCTGTATTGTTCCAGGTCATGTAAGACTTTCTGATCATAGGACATGCTGTCATGTTCAAAACCttgataaaaacatttattccaTGGAAATGTCTCACAATGAAGAGAGTCCAACTTCCACTACCACCACAGGTAACGGAGGTCTCAGAACCAAAACTGTTGGGaatcttttgctttgctggccCTGTTCTTGATCACACTGAGCAAGACTGCCGGCGTGGCTGCTGCTCATTCTCTCCCCCTCCCGCTTTGTTAGGCGCCGTGACAGCCCCAGGGAAGCAAGGGGTGCTGTTCGTTTGCCGACACCCCAGCACAAAGCCTTGAGTTTATGTACCAAAAGCTCCACGGTACAACTGCAATAAAACAGTTGTTACTACTTTAGAAATTAGATTACACAAGTTTGCTAACTATTTCACGGACTGGAATGGCCTGAAGCCTTAAAAGATTAGTACAAAGATTATTTCTAACCGCGGTACCCGTTTCTGCAGCGAAGTAACATTctgcttattttatttcatttttaaggtaTAACCGAGGAGTTTATTACCGCACTGTTTTACTTCTACAGAAGCATGGGGGAACTGAAAGTGACAGAGACCGAATACGCCCTGCTTGTAGCAACAACCGTGTTTTTTTCAGGTAACCTGGGCGGCGACCCGCCGTGGGGCGCGTCAGCCAGCCCCGCGCCCGCGCCACCGAGCCGTCCGCTGCGGCCGCGCCCGCCGCACCCCCGCCCCGCTAACCGCGCTCTCCCGCAGACCGCCCGCTCCTGAGGAACAAGCGGCACGTcgaggagctgcaggagccgCTCCTGGGCATCCTCTACAAGTACTCGAAGATCCATCACCCTGAGGACCCCCAGCACTTCGCCCGCCTTATCGGGCGCCTCACGGAGCTGCGCACCCTCAACCACACGCACGCGGAGGTGCTGGTGACATGGCGGACGAAAGACCCCCGGCTCACCTCGCTGCTCTGCGAGATGTGGGACCTGCACtaggcgccgccgccgccgcgctcccctctacaccgccgggccccgccccgccccggctccGCCGCCCCTCCCGCTCGGATCGCGCGCTTTCTCTTCCCGCCTTTTTGTcctccctcagcagctgcccGGCTCGGGGCGTTAGCGTGCCCGTCGTGAGGTGCTGGGTCGGAGGCTTGCCGTTTGCTCCGAGgccatggaaaaagaaaaaccgTTTAAATTGTTCGTGCCGCCGCGCCCGAGCGGTGGTCAGGTGTCTGCAGTCAAACCCCAGACTAGTACTCGGGCGACGGGGCTCTGTCAGGTAAAGCGGTGCTGCTGCCCGCCTTGCGCAGTGTTACCACGGCTGGCGAGGGCGCTGGAAGAGCGCAAGGGCCCGTCCGGGGGTTCCGGTGGGGAGCGACCCCGGGGGTTCCCCGGGCAAAGTCCCCAGCCTCTGTCCGGGAAAGCACCTGCGTGCCAGTGCACCGAGCTCCTGGCTGCGGCAAACTGTTCAGATTGGTGCTGGGTTGTGGGGGGGACAACACACATACGCCTTTAATTGCAAAGActtttacttgtttttctgtCAAAACCGAAGAGAATCATCTTTTTGAGCATTTGCTATATATTTTAACTGTACGCCACCGATGATGAATACATGTTGGGTATGGGTAACTCAGAACTGTCTGTGGGAAACATGCCACTCGGACACCTCATTGGCATTGATTTGTTGGTCCCACCAGATGAAGTGTGCAGTGAAAATACTGTGTCGCTATGCGCTGAGTTATGTGAATTCAAcaagatatttttcatgttgaGGCTCCTTACAAAATATGTTTGGATTCAGATGTGATATTCTGATAGGAGAGGAAGTACACTTGTACAAGACAAATCCCTGTGAATTCTAAAACAccttgtaaaatgaaattttcacaCTGAAACATAATCAGATATGTTTTAGAAGTACTCTTGGgagtaaagcaaaaaataaatatcaagtACTGGACTTGAAAGAAATCATTTTGCTTAATGAATCTTTAACTATGCAGCTGTGTACAGGCATGCAATAGCTAGTAAGTTCTTGTCATCAAAAGCTTCCACTTTGGCCACAGTGTAGTCTATaaatcaaaatacagaagaCCAGCAGTTTGCAAAGCCACTGTGAAGTAAGAAGCAAGGAAATTCCAAAGCCATTACCAATACCCTGGGCTTTGAAAATTGTAGGTAGTTGATttattaatggaaaaatttattttcacattagatgtacatttttttctgggttttctaTTCCTTACTTACAAATaggaaactaatttttaaatttgtgcAGGGTTTTAACAAATGCCCAGATGATGATTTTAATTTGCCATTTGTAACAACGAGCATACCAAACCGGGGTGAGATCACTAATTCAGGTAAGACTGAAATAAGCATTTACCTTGCatattctttacattttttttagtgttgttGACATTTTTCATGAGTAGCTTAACAGTTTTGTAGTTGTAACACTGTTAAATACAGTTCCACTGTTATTTTTTAGAAAGGCATTGATCAAAATCTCTTCATATTTCAGATGCGATTTCACAGCAAGTCAAACTTTGCTCTGAGGCAGATGAAGAGGTCAGCTAAGTATAAACTCTgcatatcttaatttttttagggCCTCTTAATTTGTTCCCAAAACAGTGCCTAAAGCAGTACTCAGTAGATACTTCAGGGCCAAAGGTAGTCAAAGGGGAATGAtaattttctgtcctgttttaaAGCTGAATCATTTAGAAGAGGTATTTGTTACTCAGTGAACATGCCTTTCAATATTAAGGCGATTTCCaagctgttgttttgttgtgttgttttttgtttatttttttaaagtacctgGGAAGTCTGGGAGTTTTGATCAGAATAAGATTTAGGAACTTAAAATATCTTTGTGGGATTGGTTCTGAATAGTCTGTTGCAAGGCAGAAGGATTGAAGTCAGAGCATTCTTTGCCTTGTCTGGCTTTATTGTATCTATAAAACAATGAATTTGGTACAGTGATTTCCTCAAGCATTTGATTCTTCTCATGGTGTTTTTAccaacatttttctgctttagtaGAACTCGgtaaagctaatttttttttttttgtggtagcTTCCTGTGCTTCCCAGAtgtgaaatgctgtttgctGCAACAAATGGAACATATTTCTTGATTTTCGTATCCCTGAGGGTTAAACTTCTTTTAGGCCTGGCAGATACTAAAGTACAGGCAGGATTGTAATAATATGATGCAGCCAAAACAAGGATAGCATTAGGTGACATCATACCTAAAACAAACTGCAGAACTGCCCTGTGGCCTACTGTCCTACTCTTACTTGCCTAAACCACTGATCAAGCGCTGCTTGTACAGTGCTTTAAAGGTCTTCTAGGAGCACAAGGTTAGttggtttttcttcctcctttgtgtAAGACAACTGCAAGAACTATCGCAGGTAGTCTTGGACAAGATCTCTGAAGCTGGTTTTACTTAACTCAGCAGTATCTGTCAGAGTAAGGAGGGCAGTGGTGTGAAGAACCTTGTATTGACTTCTGGTGGAGTGCAGTTAGCCATATCTTTAAGATTATCTGTTTAGTGATGTCCCTATATCTGAAGGTAGTGGGGTATTTTTCACTCATGTTTGTGTCTCTTACTTGTTCTGTAATACATACACAGCGAATGCATGAAGATTTAAACTTTGATTCCTGATTGTATATAAGCTTGTGTCAccatctgtggaaaaaaaattactcttgtGATACGTCTAAGAGATAAATATGTATCTACAACATTACTAATTAAATAGCATTTGAGATTAAATTGTGGAACCTGTTTTAATAGAATATAGCAACAATGAATGAATTGTATTCAAAACTCTACAAAGAGGCTGAGAAGATCAAGCAGTGGAAACAAACTGTAGAATcagaactgaagcagaaagaaagaaaactgcaagaaaacagaaagattatTGAAGCACAGCGTAAAGCCATTCAGGAGTTGCAGGCCAGTATTGTACAATATACAATGAATATGTAAAGAGGAAGTTCTTCCtgatttagtatgagaatattATTCATACAACTAAATATTAAAGAATGTTGCAGAGGTTAAAGAAATTTTGAGCTATTAATGTGATGACTTCAAAGAAGCCATTTGGCTAGATACCAATGACCTATGGCTCTactgcttttaaaggaaaaagtaacattttgttttctaagaatggttttcctctttttaacaATGCACTTCTATCTTTGCATTATTTACGTGACATCATACTGTGGGTTTGCAGAAACCTGTTTAAGACTGAGTAAGTTTTCATCCTCCTGGTATGTGTAAAGTATGCTCATGCATATTTCTGTATTCAACACATAGTGGAAGTAGTGCACTCTGTTTTCCCAGTTTCTTATCTCGCTGATAGTGATGGACAGCTTTGTGGCTgaaacacatatttttaaaaatgtatcggtctttttttggtgctgtttgttgtttgtgttgGCTTTTGTAACCTGAGTCATCTTTGAATGTTTTGACTTTTGCCTTGAGAAGATGGTTATTCTGAGAAGGGGTGCACACCTGTAGTATGCGATTGTGTGTACAACACTGTGTGTACAACAAATGCTGTAAGCATTTTGGTTGCTGATaattattgtttattattatGTCTTTCGTGCAAACTGTAACAAAAGATGGCATATAATAGCAGGTAAAATGGATTTCTGTCTTCTgatacagaaaattactttctcaaGTGAGATTTGAGAAGTGAAACCGTATTTCTAGTGTGTTTTTCAATAACAATGTGTTTTCGTATTTGTTCCCTATTAAACtagtttgaaaatgaaaaactaagtttaaaactggaagatgagataaatgaaaataaagatctCTTAAAAGAGTAAGTAATACAGtcaaatattttgtgaaaataattaCGTTTTGTGCTGAGAACTGTATTAGTATGGGAAGTTAGATACAGCTGTTAAATTGTAAAGGTCATCAGGCCATTTACATTGTTACTACTTAGGTATGCAAAGTACCATGCATTCCTGTGACCACCTATTACGGTATTGTTTCCTCTTTTAGAAACAACGCTTCAAGGCATCTGTGTAATCTGCTCAAGGAAACCTGTACTCACTTCACAGAGAAGTCCACCAAATGTAAACGCTATTTAAATTGATTTATGAGAGTAAATGTACTTCTAGATTTCTCTAAATTCACGAAGGAAAAGCTATCATTGTGTTCCAAGTATGTTCTCTGGTTGAGATAAACTGTATGTCTCTGCATCAGAGTGAAATTAGATGTGAAGCCATAAGTCTAATAGCtgtctgttttgaaaagctAAATCTAGAGGGTTTCTGAAGTCAGTGGATAGTTTGATGGAAAATTACAAACCTTGGGAGCTATTTAGATGTCTAAACACTGATTGAAGTTTAAGGTAGTGTAAGCAACCCCGATTAGCCACTAGCAGCCACTCCAGAGCGAGTGTAGGTCTCAGGAAGTCTTGTCAGTCCAGTGATGTTTTTCAGTCCCATCCAGATACCTTGAGTATATTATGACATAGAAGGTGGCAGTTCATGTCTGTGTTTAGGCAGTAGCATCTACTCTAGTGACCTTTCCTAGCACTATAACAAATTTCCAGAGTTGTTGTTATCCTATTTAGAGCAGTTATGGATTCATGGAGGAAAAAGGTCCAAATCCCAAGACACCATGAGTAACTAGCATTCTTCTCACTAAATTGACCAAGCCAAGATAGCTGCATAACTTAACAAAGTTTAAATtcttgagattttaaaatacgTTTTTGCCTTTGGATTTTATTGTATGAAATTCAGAGTTGTTATTACAATCTTTAAAATTTTGCAGAATTGATCCCAGATACTTAAGaatgtctgtttctttttagcCTTGCTTCTACAAACACCTGTGTATAGATGTACTGTACTTATTTGATAGCTGtgtttcttactgttttcttagGGGAAAAtaatatcaattaaaaaaaaaaagaaaaagaatgagatAAGAGTATTGTTACAATTCTGTAATGACAGCTCTGTGGTCTTGGGTATCTCTGATTATGGGAAGAAATTCGGTGCTAAACCTGTTACAGTTTTTGAAGCACTATAGTATTCAACAATATTAATAATGTCAAAATTAATATAGGTACATAAGTTGATGTAGAATCGTACTATTCACAGAAAAAGTAAGGTTTGGGAGAAAATTTGAAAAGCTGAGCTTGCTTGATGTTCCAATGGAATATACATTTTCTTCAGATGATGTAACTTTTGGCATCCTGCttcat
The window above is part of the Falco cherrug isolate bFalChe1 chromosome 16, bFalChe1.pri, whole genome shotgun sequence genome. Proteins encoded here:
- the LOC102057434 gene encoding bile acid receptor-like; protein product: MKRCNWEQNMANTFVTVPDGYCLPDPIQYYDVLPEHINYQLQDTDYQTAPYCQYSAVQIPPPVLQPQPSQPQYSTYGLDSPYSDGQCTTSSCELSKPSFVAPHNDDGGYQGLKRPRLNHSSLRLKGQEELCVVCGDKASGYHYNALTCEGCKGFFRRSITKNAVYRCKNGGHCEMDMYMRRKCQECRLKKCKAVGMLAECLLTEVQCKSKRLRKNFKQKSSFLCDIKLEDEGLNSKHVSSTTRSGKIPEKMELTPGEHQLLDHIVAAHQKYTIPLEEAKKFLQETVSPEESFLRLSETAVVHVQVLVDFTKRLPGFESLASEDQIALLKGSTVEAMFLHSAQIYNQRISECQPSTSESHVRLSDHRTCCHVQNLDKNIYSMEMSHNEESPTSTTTTEAWGN